Proteins encoded together in one Coffea arabica cultivar ET-39 chromosome 2c, Coffea Arabica ET-39 HiFi, whole genome shotgun sequence window:
- the LOC113730581 gene encoding serine/arginine-rich splicing factor RS2Z33-like isoform X1 has product MPRYDDRHGVTRLYVGRLSSRTRSRDLEDLFSRYGRVRDVDMKRDYAFVEFSDPRDADDARYSMNGREVDGSRIIVEFAKGVPRGPGGSRDRDYLGKGPAPGTGRCFNCGIDGHWARDCKAGDWKNKCYRCGERGHIERNCQNSPQKLKRGRSYSRSPSPPRRGRSPSRSYSRSRSYSRSRSPPRRDRSNEREEKRSRSPKRHRVSSPPPSKGRKHSPTPDERSPRERGTPSPRDGRPTNDSEYSRSPKDDAPRDDGIKDRSPLEENGRSRSPSPIRRDNGSPADNDETNGSPRGSE; this is encoded by the exons TGGAGGATCTATTTAGCAGATATGGAAG AGTACGTGATGTGGACATGAAGCGTGATTATGCCTTTGTG GAATTTAGTGATCCTAGAGATGCTGATGATGCAAGATATAGCATGAATGGCCGGGAAGTAGATGGAAGTCGTATTATTGTGGAATTTGCAAAGGGG GTACCACGTGGTCCTGGTGGCTCCCGTGATCGTGATTATCTTGGCAAGGGTCCAGCTCCTGGAACTGGGCGCTGCTTTAATTGTGGAATCGATGGCCATTGGGCTCGAGATTGCAAAGCTGGGGACTGGAAGAACAAGTGCTATCGATGTGGTGAACGAGGCCATATAGAAAGGAACTGTCAAAACAGCCCCCAAAAGCTAAA ACGCGGGCGCAGTTATTCTCGATCACCATCTCCTCCTCGTCGTGGCAGGAGTCCAAGCCGTAGTTACAGCAGGAGCAGAAGCTACAG CCGATCGAGGTCTCCACCAAGGAGGGATCGTAGCAACGAGCGTGAGGAGAAAAGATCTAGGAGCCCTAAGCGTCACAGGGTATCATCTCCACCACCATCCAAAGGGAGGAAGCACAGCCCAACACCTGATGAGAGAAGCCCCCGAGAGAGGGGCACTCCTTCACCAAGGGATGGTAGGCCAACCAATGACTCAGAGTATAGTAGAAGCCCTAAAGATGATGCTCCAAGGGATGATGGTATCAAAGATAGGAGTCCTCTTGAAGAAAATGGCCGTAGCCGAAGTCCTAGCCCCATCCGTAGGGACAATGGAAGCCCCGCTGATAATGATGAAACCAATGGTTCACCAAGGGGCAGTGAGTGA
- the LOC113730581 gene encoding uncharacterized protein isoform X2 has product MKRDYAFVEFSDPRDADDARYSMNGREVDGSRIIVEFAKGVPRGPGGSRDRDYLGKGPAPGTGRCFNCGIDGHWARDCKAGDWKNKCYRCGERGHIERNCQNSPQKLKRGRSYSRSPSPPRRGRSPSRSYSRSRSYSRSRSPPRRDRSNEREEKRSRSPKRHRVSSPPPSKGRKHSPTPDERSPRERGTPSPRDGRPTNDSEYSRSPKDDAPRDDGIKDRSPLEENGRSRSPSPIRRDNGSPADNDETNGSPRGSE; this is encoded by the exons ATGAAGCGTGATTATGCCTTTGTG GAATTTAGTGATCCTAGAGATGCTGATGATGCAAGATATAGCATGAATGGCCGGGAAGTAGATGGAAGTCGTATTATTGTGGAATTTGCAAAGGGG GTACCACGTGGTCCTGGTGGCTCCCGTGATCGTGATTATCTTGGCAAGGGTCCAGCTCCTGGAACTGGGCGCTGCTTTAATTGTGGAATCGATGGCCATTGGGCTCGAGATTGCAAAGCTGGGGACTGGAAGAACAAGTGCTATCGATGTGGTGAACGAGGCCATATAGAAAGGAACTGTCAAAACAGCCCCCAAAAGCTAAA ACGCGGGCGCAGTTATTCTCGATCACCATCTCCTCCTCGTCGTGGCAGGAGTCCAAGCCGTAGTTACAGCAGGAGCAGAAGCTACAG CCGATCGAGGTCTCCACCAAGGAGGGATCGTAGCAACGAGCGTGAGGAGAAAAGATCTAGGAGCCCTAAGCGTCACAGGGTATCATCTCCACCACCATCCAAAGGGAGGAAGCACAGCCCAACACCTGATGAGAGAAGCCCCCGAGAGAGGGGCACTCCTTCACCAAGGGATGGTAGGCCAACCAATGACTCAGAGTATAGTAGAAGCCCTAAAGATGATGCTCCAAGGGATGATGGTATCAAAGATAGGAGTCCTCTTGAAGAAAATGGCCGTAGCCGAAGTCCTAGCCCCATCCGTAGGGACAATGGAAGCCCCGCTGATAATGATGAAACCAATGGTTCACCAAGGGGCAGTGAGTGA